The Ailuropoda melanoleuca isolate Jingjing chromosome 4, ASM200744v2, whole genome shotgun sequence region atgtggaatttaagaaacaaacgagcaaaggaaaaaagacaaaccaagaaacagattcttttttaaaaaatatttatttatttgagagagagagagtgagagagagagcacaagagggggaagggtcagaggaagaagcagactccctgctgagtggggagcctgatgtggggcttgatcctgggactctgggatcatgacctaagccaaaggcagacgcttaactgactaagccacgcaggcacccccaagaaagagactcttaactatagagaaccaactgatggttaccacaggggaggtgggtggggtgatgggtgaaatagctAATGGGAATTAAAGAgaacacttatgatgagcactgagtaatgtatagaattgttgaatcactatattgtacacttgaaactaaaataatactgtatattaactatattagAAGTAAAAAActtaattagaaaaatttaacatttaatccCAGATTTCTTGCcacagtgtgggtgggcctcatccaatcagctgaaggtcTTATTGGAACAAAAGACCAACCTCTCTGagcaaaaagaaattctgccagcagacagcTTTTAGACACCATCTTATCGATATCCTTAAGATTAAAAACATCTCTTCGAAGTTACAAGTTTGAAAAAGACATAAGACCAGAAGTTTATTTGGAAAGAGATATGGTCCAGATACAAGAGATGGGGATTCAGCAGGATTTTTTAAGAATTAGCCCAGGTCAAAGGCATCTGACAGAGGTAGAAGAAATGTAAAGTCTCTTTATAGTTACCCCAAATCATGGAAGTGCCTAAAAGTCTTTATGATTTCTCTCTAGTAGAACTAGAGAATTTTCAGGTTACAGACCTTCTCCAAGTGAGTAATATGTATGCTGGTCTATACATCAGTTGAGACTTGTTAACTTGTTGAGATTGTGTCAGAAGATATTGtcataaaattattacaaaagtatataattgtctttttacCTGCTTTACCTTCCaccttctttatattttgttccaAGATGATTTTCACCAGTCTTGTTTCTATGCCTTACAACTCTACAATGATCTTTATGGCATCAGCTGAGTTCTTGCTTTGGCCCTATGACCCTGAAGTCAGTGACACAATATCTAGGCCAGAGCTAAGCAAGACCTGGTCCATTCACTCTCAGAATAACCTTTCATGTTCTGATTAGTGTCTTTTGTCAGTATCCCAgaagttggggggcacctggtggctcagttaagcatttgcctttggctcaggtcatgatcccacagtcctgggatcaagtgtcccctgctcagcggagagtctgcttttccttctgcccctgccacccacctcctgctcatgcacaactctctctctctcacgctctctctctctgaaataaacataatctttaaaaaaaaaaatcccagaaattgGGTATGGCAGGGAACAGGGAAGGGTGGACTCGATGTTCTTTACTATTAAATTATTaggctgaaatatttttatttcccctgaaatacttttatctttccccaaaagatattatttttgagATGGCTGGGAAAATTTGAACATGAAGTATATATTAGAAAATGACAGGGAACTAATTAGGTGTGATAACAGCGTTGTGGGCATGTAAGCTAATGTCCACACTTCTTAGAAAGTAAAATGACATGATATCCAAGACACACGTTAATATACttaggcaaagaaaaaagaaataataaaggaaggaaatgtggCTAACACTTTATACTTTGTGGATCGATATGATAGGCATATGATATTATACCtagttttatgttatgtttgaaattttttataacaaaacatttaaaaatctctacaaCATATCAGTATATCTGGTTTactcctaaaaatgaaaaatgagaatgactTTACTTACACATGGTCCATCGTACAGTTTAGTTATGTCAAGCCCTTTGTATctgaaagaaatcatattttgaaataattatttttgctttatggaATATTATAAATTATGACTGAATTTCACCTGACAATCTAGCTAagtttgagaaggaaaaacactgCTTATAGTGAATTCTTatgtagcaaatatttaaaaatccctgtTGTTATAGATCTTTATTTGTCAAAGATATTTGATATATGAAACATACTCAGccttaaatacagaaaattaaaaattatcttgaataTTTAAGTAGAAATCCAGAGTATCACATAAAGAATGTGCAATAAAATTAACGTATGAATTTGATGAAAGGTAAGGCATTACTActaaccttacagaaataaaaatggttataaaggaatactatgaacaattgtatgTCAACAATTAGGTAACCCAGATGAaaaggacaaattcctagaaacacacaaattacctacactgactcaagaagaaataggaaatttcaACTGACCTACATCAAGTAAAGAGATTCgatcagtaataaaaaaacctcttaataaagaaaagttcaggaccagGTATCTTTTTCATTAGTGaatactaccaaacatttaagagtgaataccaatccttttcaaactcttccaaataaaagaagaagaaaaaacacttgctaatcattctatgaagccagaaTTACCATGATAGCAAAGACAAAGACATatcacacacgcgcgcacacacacacgcacacacacacacacaactatagaccaatatcccttatgaatatagatgtaaaaattctcaaccaaACTATAGCAAACTGAACCTGACCAAGCaggatttatcccaagaatgcagGGTGGTTCAACCCAAAATACCAAACAATGCTATAGCATCACGTTAATAGAATGAAGGAGGTAAAAAGTACATGTTCATCtcaatttacattaaaaaaaatccctcatttgacaaaattcaacaccttttcataataaaagcacTCAGAAAACAAGGagtagaagggaacttcctcgaCATGATAAAGAACACTTACggaaaacccacagcaaatatcatactcactggtgaaagactgaaagatttctttctaagatcaggaacaagacgaAGATACCCACTTTCACCACTGATATTCAACATTATGCTAAAAGTTTTAGCcagggcaagaaaaataaaagcattcaaaaTTTCGTTTGTCAGttttacctcagtaaagctgggtgGTGGGAGAGacacaaattggaaaggaagaagtaaaactttctctATTTGAAGATGACCTGATTCTgcatatagaaaatcccaaataattCATGTAAAAACTACTAAAGCTAATAAATTCAGCACTGTTTCAGGGTACAGATAACACAtgaaaatctgttgtgtttctatatagcAGCAATGaccaatctgaaaataaaattaataaaacagttccatttacaggggcgtctggttggctcagttggtagagcatgcaactctcaatcCTGGAGTGAATTCAACcccatgttgagcatggagcctatttaaaaaacaaacaaacaaacaacagcaattCCATTTACGATagcatccaaaaataaaatacctatgaataaatttagctgtgaaagacttgtacactgaaaaaaacatttctgaaagaaattaatgaagtcCTGATGCATGGAAAGCtctcccatgctcatggattggaagacttaatattgttgaaatgtccatactacccaaagcaatctccaGAGTCtatgtaatccttatcaaaataccaatggcattttttttttttttgcagaaatggaaaagcttaCTTTCGAACTCATATGGAGTTGCGAGAGGTCGTGAGTGGCCAGCACCATcgaaaagaagaaaagttggagGACCCCAAAAGCCCAATTTCGAAAAGTTACTACTAAGGTATAGTAACTGTGGCACTGGCATTAGGATAGACATATAGAATGTGGAATGAAATTGAGAATGCAGGATAAATTCAAATATCTATGacaaattgatttttgacaagagttCCAAGACCTTTCAGTGATAACAGGaatagccttttcttttcttttttctttttttttttggtaaagattttatttatttattcgacagagatagagacagccagtgagagagggaacacaagcagggggagtgggagaggaagaaacaggctcacaacagaggagcctgatgtggggatcgatcccataacgccgggatcactccctgagccgaaggcagacacttaaccactgcgccacccaggcgcccaggaatagtcttttcaacaacaaatggtgctgggataacaagataatcacatgcaaaagaatgaagttggaactCTGTCTCACAccataacaaaaattaaaactagatcTACAACCTAAATTTAATAGCCaagactataaaactcttagaagaaaacataggggtaagTCTTTATGCCCTTGGATATTACAAAGGATCCTTAGGTATGACACTAAAAGCAGGAGcaacaatagaagaaaaaaaagatacactggatttgatcaaaattcaaaactttgtGCATCAAAATACATTATCAGGAAAGTGgaagacaatctacagaatgggaaaatatatttacaaactaTAATATCTAGTATTCGGAATATATAGGGAACTCttacaactaaaaaataaaaagacaacacagttaaaaaaaaatgggcaaaagactcaaatagacatgtctccagacatggtatacagatggccaacaatacatgaagatgcttaacatcattagtcattagggaaatgtagattaaaaccataatgagatatttcACACCCACAGgatggatatttaaaaatgttggggagaatgtgaagaaattagaaccctcaatgttgctggcaggaatgtaaaatggtacagtcccTTTGGGAAacatttggtgatttttttttttttagagtttatttatttatttgacagagggagaacacacacacaagcagggggagctacagagggcgagcaagaagcaggctccccacttagcagggagccccatatagggctcgatcccaggaccccgggaccacgaccccagccaaaggcagacgcttaaccgactgagccacccaggcccccatttGGTGATTTCTCAATAAGTTACACATGTAATTATTATAGGACCCAGCAAATTCCACTCTTAAGTTTATACCCCAAGCATTGAAAACGGGTACTTAAGTTTATACCTTTACATAATTGTTCATAGGAGCACTATACACAATAGCTAAAATGAGGAGACAACCCAAACGAGAGAATTTGTTGCTTCAAAATACTAAAGAGAGTCCTTCAGGCTGAAGTCAAAAGACACCAGACAGAACCTCAAGTCcacatgaagaaacaaagagaagcagTAAAGGTAACTACATAGGGAAATAGAAAAGACAGTATAAATGTATGTTTTGTCTATAATTTTTTCTCCTCCCTGATTGAAAAGACAACTACGTAAAGCAGTAATTACAAATCTATGTTGTTGGGCATCCATGTATGAAGGTTTAATTTGCAtgataaaaatatgcaaagaaggGTGGATAGAATGTAGCTATTAGgagcaaagttttaaaaatacttttgtaatTAATGTGATATCAATCCAAATTGGATTATTATACATTAAAATCTTTCATTCCCATATTAActactaagaaaatatttcagaaaatattagtCAATGTGAGTTCTTTGGAAGCCATCTCTCTCTCAAGTATCTCCTGGTTTTAGCATTCTGAGTCTGTGATGTTCTAAATCCCCCAGATTGTGCATTCTGATTGTCAGATGTCTGTACCAGTGATGGAGTGCCTAACACTAAATTTATTCACCTCACAAGTCTTTTATGGGTTCTAGTGTAAATTTCGGTATTTATGCAGCAAGGCATGCAAGAAAGTCCAACCCTGCCAGCTTGACATCTCTTGTTGTGACCAggattattatttcttctttcaagaagACAAGAAGAACGGCAGGAAGAAAGTTTTATCTACTCTCctgtctttgcttttctctctcttaaaatattgGACTTAATCTCTAAATCTTAGTTATCCAAGGGTATTGCTTTTCTCCTTGAAGGAGAAAGCAGATGTCAGGGAATCCTCCTCCGACCTCTGTAAGGCAGCATCCTTGATAAAAACCTCTGTGCCTTGCTGTTCCTCTTAGAGCAAAGCCTTGGGCATTTCATGTCTAACATATGATGTGCCCAAAGACTAAACCACATAAAAGCATGAAAACTAAAGGAAAGTTGGAAGCTAAAGAAAGTTGTTTGAGAGAATAATATCCATTCAAGGAATCAATAAACCAACAGCTGGGACGATTCTtcacccagccccctcctcttCTTCATCAGGCTTTTCTTCTTTGGCCTGTGGGGGCTTGAGGGGAACCCTCATCTGTGGTCACATGATCTGAATGCTGTGGCTTCTTGCTACTGAGAACTTTCCACTTGATACTTGTCCAGGTCAGACAGAACACTCTCACCTCAGTGGGTTTCTGTTTCTGCAATTGTGTAATGGGAGCATAGGGAAGGGTGGAAGAAATGGAGGAGCAAAGAGTGAAGGAGTCACTGGAGAGAAGATCTAACCAGTAGGAAGCGTTCTGAGGAGATTACTCCTATCTTGGCAGCCTTTAGCCTCCTGCCTGggagaaaggagaataaaaatcaAGACTTACAGGATCATGGAGCAGAGATGACATTCCCCACTGTAAGTAACCTGGTCACTGCCACATATGGGTTCACTTGGCTTGATGTAAGAGAAAATCCAGCACTTATTTATATTCTCAGTGCACTCCACCTGAAGATGAGACAGATTACTGCGTCAGATGCCTTCCTCCAGGACCTCTGACCATTGTCACTGGAAGTGGGGTTGGGGGCCTGAAGAAAGAATGCTAGAGCAGGTGTTCAGAGAACAGTCTTCAGCAGCTTCAGGGTTTGACCCCTGGCACTTACCCAACAATATGaatagaatataatatatattataatataacaTATGATCTGTGAACTCCCCAGTCTGAGCTGTAAGTTCCTCATTAGGATGTAAATCCCTGCCTTATCAACCACAAAATGTGATTGTTTGATTACAGAAAGGAACATGTCTTTAAGGTTAGACTTTTCTTATGAACATTACTGAATCACTTGTGTGTGGTGCTTCAGAGAGCAGTGGTGTCGCACTTGTCACAGCAAAGGTAGGGTGTagaaggaaggggacagagagaatATTTGTGGGGCCTTAGTGTGGGAGAGGCAGGATGTACATTTTGGCCTATCTTGGCTGAAAGAATGTCCACTGCAGCATTGGACAGAACTGAACTTGAGCCATGACTTCATCATCCACTTAATGGTTCACAATACTTGGCTTCTATCTCACAAGAGAGTATGAACTGATTGGAATAATACATGGGAAGTGGGCTCAGGAACATATGAAAAGTGCTACACATAGTTGATGACCCAGCTTTTACTGTAGTGTTATTCCCATGCAAGCCCCCTTTGCCCCCACCTCTCAGAAGAAAACTCTGGGGGCTATTGAGGAAACTGGCTTGCTCCCCATTCCTGTTCTTGGGAACCAAGGAAGTAGAGCTCACCTTTGTTTCTTGTAGGTGAGCCCCTGTGCCTGTAGGAAGAGGGAAATCTGGAAGACAAAAACACATTCAGAAGAGTTACTGCTCTGTCttctgaccttagggaaaaaagCTAGGATGAGGGAGACCCTGGTTGGCACATGGGAAGCATCAGATCCCATCAGAAGGTGGAGATTGATTTAATCACtagtggccaatgatttaatcaatcgtgcCTTTgtggaattatataaaatttctagacAGGAGAGATTCCATTTTgaaactctattttcttttctaactatGAACTCTTGAACTGGGCCAGAAGTGGTCATTATATTAAGAACAGTTGCTTGTAAAATCCAACAGAACAACTGGTCCTTAGACCATAAAACTGTTGACATGACCTTTATGAAGACAGAAACATTGACTAAAGCATCCCAGGAGGAGTTTTGTTTGATAGCACCTATAAAATAATTGACTAGGTAGTCATCAAAGGCAGCTCGACCAGTTAGCACTGAattaagtttttttctcttctttatatcCTGTAGTTATCCTCCTTCTTTCTCAACAAAAAACCGTTGCTTTCCCGTGTAAGCAGGAGACTTTTCTGGTTACTCCAGAAACTGTGCTTGCGAAATTGCAATTCCAAGACCTCAGAAAGAggcctttgttttttttcagttttgcttctttttctcatttgacaCCTTCATAATGGaacctccataaaaatcctataCCAAaaggtttggagagcttccaggttgaaCACGctgaggtgctgggagggtggtacGCTCAGAGAGGGCCAGGaagctctgtgccccttcccacaTATCTTGCCCGAAGagtctcttccatttggctgttcctgagctgTGTCCTTTATAGTAAACCGGTAATAGTAAGTAAAGCACtatcctgagttctgtgaaccattctagcaaattactgaAACTGAGGAAGGGGTCAGGGAACTCCTGACTTACAGCTAGTGGGTTAGAAGTACTGGAGGCCCAGTCTTGTGAGGCTGTCTGAAgtagggcagtcttgtgggactgagtccttaacctgtggTGTTTGGATGGATGCCAAGTAGTAGTGccataattatattaaattttgggATACCCAGTTGGTGTCCACAGAAAATGGGAGGATTGCTTGgtgtggaaaacccacacatttggtgtcagaagtgttggaataggggcgcctgggtggctcagatggttgggcgtctgccttcagctcgggtcatggtcctggagtcctgggattgagccccacatggggctccctgctcagcggggagcctggttctccctctccctctgctgctccccctgcttgtgctctctcgctctgtcaataaataaataaaatcttaaaaaaaaaaaaaagaagtgttggaATAGAAGGAAATAGCTTTTTCTTTGGTAGAAGAAGAGAAGGGGTTTTCCCTGTAAGATATGAGAGGCATGAAGAATAGTTTTCAATTCGTTACAGAGCCTCTTAAGGTGTGAgagtcttgaaaaaaatgttttgagagaaagcaccaatagaaagtaaaaaattgaAGGTAAATGAGAGTTTCAGAGTCTAGATGGGAAAAGGACCTGTTGAGTGTAGCGGCCACTCTTAGGCAACAGGCTAGAGTAATGGAAATCTGAAGAAGGCAAGagggcccacagtgaccactGACCACCAAGTTGACACAAACAGGCTCATTAAGCAAGCTACCTGAAATAAGCATAGGTCCTAACTGACCAGTTACATCCACACACAGTTCCTAAGattaccaaaaaagagaaaattccataAGTCCCCATACTTCCTCATTCCGCCCTATAACTAtagcccctcaccaccacctcctGGCAGTCTCTGCTTCGCTGTCCTGCCTGATGCTCCCTGGTTGTGTATCCACCCAACTTTTATGtcttttgttctgccttgggtgaattctttcagcACTGGCGCCACCAGCCGGCACCCAATCAGAGTGCACCACATTGAGCCCCTCAAGAGATTCCCTAGAGTTAAGCATGAGCACTGTTTACTCTAAAACCAGACATTGACCAGAATAATATCTGATTCTACTTCCACAGAGCTTAAGCAAGTTCTTTTGGGGtttgagaaatgtaaatatacagactctggaaatgaatgtttttaaggTTTGAATGCCTCGATAGTAATCAGGTATTTTGGGAAGTTCAGTGGTCCTGGGTTTGGAA contains the following coding sequences:
- the SPINK8 gene encoding serine protease inhibitor Kazal-type 8 isoform X1 — protein: MKEVFSNAVLVLAISVWAAFAVDFPLPTGTGAHLQETKVECTENINKCWIFSYIKPSEPICGSDQVTYSGECHLCSMILYKGLDITKLYDGPCQILPFQENS
- the SPINK8 gene encoding serine protease inhibitor Kazal-type 8 isoform X2, translated to MKEVFSNAVLVLAISVWAAFAVDFPLPTGTGAHLQETKVECTENINKCWIFSYIKPSEPICGSDQVTYSGECHLCSMILYKGLDITKLYDGPCILPFQENS
- the SPINK8 gene encoding serine protease inhibitor Kazal-type 8 isoform X3, whose protein sequence is MKEVFSNAVLVLAISVWAAFAVDFPLPTGTGAHLQETKVECTENINKCWIFSYIKPSEPICGSDQVTYSGECHLCSMILYKGLDITKLYDGPCENS